The Agromyces mangrovi genome contains a region encoding:
- a CDS encoding ATP-binding protein, which translates to MVSEIVPPAPPTHHPEPETFHFDSWRFDARDGLLVDGDGEVSLRPKTAGVLRELLVRAGEVVTKRELIDAVWGPGGSGDDALAVCVNELRRALGDDPRHPRFIATAHRRGYRFVATLTDVRGGGAASAHVLHGRERELDTIRGWWAAASEPGRRVGVVAGELGIGKSALLRAFVDEVRSAGGAWTGEGQCLERVGEGDPYHPLLEALNGLCAGPRGARVRDVLAARAPSWAVQLAGPVPPTRPAEMRARSVGPESGRMLREFVDAVAELGAEAPVLLVIEDLHAADRASLELVAALARRGSPAGVFLLATTRTDASRAGVGSEASVVELLDAHGDTGVVELGPLDARSVRSLLAERLGAVAVDDEGVADVLGRTGGNPLYVAMLAEHLAGHLAGRGDAVDGLPVPGLGIPDGLRRVVERRIAALDDDDRRLLEVAAVAGPEFAAAAVAPAIEPTADERAIEDHLSALARSQGVLHELDPATWPDGTVTARFAFRHALHRDVLYARLGEPAASSRTAASAGASRPRSRTAPALRPPRSPSTSRTDATRRAPRCGSPTPPRRP; encoded by the coding sequence TTGGTCAGCGAGATCGTTCCGCCCGCGCCACCGACCCACCATCCCGAACCCGAGACCTTCCACTTCGACTCCTGGCGCTTCGACGCGCGCGACGGGCTGCTCGTCGACGGCGACGGCGAGGTATCGCTGCGCCCCAAGACGGCCGGCGTGCTGCGCGAACTCCTCGTGCGCGCCGGTGAGGTGGTGACCAAGCGCGAGCTGATCGACGCCGTCTGGGGGCCGGGCGGTTCGGGCGACGACGCGCTCGCGGTCTGCGTGAACGAGCTCCGGCGGGCGCTGGGCGACGATCCGAGGCATCCGCGCTTCATCGCCACCGCGCACCGGCGCGGCTATCGGTTCGTCGCCACGCTCACCGACGTTCGGGGCGGGGGTGCAGCCTCGGCGCACGTGCTGCACGGCCGCGAGCGCGAGCTCGACACGATCCGCGGGTGGTGGGCGGCAGCGAGCGAACCGGGTCGACGCGTCGGCGTCGTCGCGGGGGAGCTCGGCATCGGCAAGTCCGCGCTCCTGCGCGCGTTCGTCGACGAGGTGCGCAGCGCGGGCGGCGCCTGGACCGGCGAGGGGCAGTGCCTCGAGCGGGTGGGCGAGGGAGACCCGTACCATCCGCTCCTCGAGGCCCTGAACGGCCTGTGCGCCGGCCCCCGCGGGGCGCGCGTGCGCGACGTGCTGGCGGCTCGGGCGCCGTCGTGGGCGGTGCAGCTCGCCGGCCCGGTGCCGCCGACCCGTCCCGCCGAGATGCGTGCGCGCTCGGTCGGACCCGAGTCCGGTCGCATGCTCCGCGAGTTCGTCGACGCGGTGGCCGAGCTGGGCGCCGAGGCGCCCGTGCTGCTGGTGATCGAGGACCTGCACGCGGCGGATCGCGCGAGCCTCGAACTCGTGGCCGCGCTCGCCCGTCGCGGGTCGCCTGCCGGGGTGTTCCTGCTCGCCACCACGCGAACGGATGCCTCCCGGGCCGGTGTCGGCTCCGAGGCATCCGTCGTCGAACTGCTCGACGCCCACGGCGACACCGGCGTCGTCGAGCTGGGCCCGCTGGATGCCCGCAGCGTGCGGAGCCTCCTCGCGGAGCGTCTCGGCGCCGTGGCGGTCGACGACGAGGGCGTGGCCGACGTGCTGGGCCGCACCGGGGGCAACCCGCTCTACGTCGCGATGCTCGCCGAGCACCTCGCCGGTCACCTCGCCGGTCGAGGCGACGCGGTCGACGGCCTGCCGGTGCCGGGGCTCGGCATCCCCGACGGCCTGCGCCGGGTCGTCGAGCGGCGCATCGCCGCACTGGACGACGACGACCGCCGCCTGCTCGAGGTCGCAGCGGTCGCCGGACCCGAGTTCGCGGCCGCCGCGGTCGCCCCGGCGATCGAGCCGACGGCCGACGAACGCGCGATCGAGGATCACCTCTCGGCACTTGCGCGCTCGCAGGGCGTGCTGCACGAGCTCGACCCCGCGACCTGGCCCGACGGCACGGTCACCGCGCGCTTCGCGTTCCGGCACGCGCTGCACCGCGACGTGCTCTACGCGCGCCTCGGGGAGCCCGCCGCGTCGTCGCGCACCGCAGCATCGGCGGGCGCCTCGCGGCCGCGTTCGCGGACCGCCCCGGCCCTGCGGCCACCGAGATCGCCGAGCACTTCGCGCACGGACGCGACTCGGCGAGCGCCGCGGTGTGGTTCACCCACGCCGCCGAGACGGCCATGA